The Niastella koreensis GR20-10 genome includes a window with the following:
- a CDS encoding Rne/Rng family ribonuclease, translated as MNKELIINAAPQGVEIALLEDKKLVELHHEKADASFAVGDLYLGKVKKLIPGLNAAFVDVGFEKDAFLHYTDLSPYARSLLKFTQQAINDNNPQGFNFATFQVEPEIIKTGKINEVLSGKPNILVQILKEPIAAKGPRLSCEISLPGRFVVITPFNDIVAVSRKIHSAEERKRLQKIVEAIKPKNFGVIVRTAAEGKNTAELHEDLAELVETWQTIQGNLKGAVAPAKILSEQTKTTSILRDLLNEDFNRVVVNDRNIYNDTRNYIQRIAPEKAEIVSFYNNGLPIFDQYGITKQVKAAFGKTVNLPSGAYLIIEHTEALHVIDVNSGYKSVGNNQEQNALETNLEAAAEISRQLRLRDLGGIIVVDFIDMKLPDNKRKLLEAMEECMRPDRAKHAVLPISKFGLMQITRQRMKPEVNINTQEVCPSCAGTGKISSTLLLEDEIEKNLSYLITHQHKDLTLVVHPIMHAYLTKGSLFKSKQWKWRWKYGQKVKIRENTNYHLTEFHFFDKHDDEIKL; from the coding sequence TTGAATAAGGAACTAATTATAAATGCAGCGCCTCAGGGTGTTGAAATCGCCCTATTAGAGGACAAGAAACTCGTGGAATTGCATCATGAAAAAGCTGATGCAAGCTTCGCGGTGGGAGACCTATATCTAGGAAAAGTAAAGAAACTCATCCCCGGACTTAACGCCGCTTTTGTCGATGTAGGTTTTGAAAAGGATGCCTTCCTTCACTATACAGACCTCAGCCCATACGCCCGATCATTGTTGAAATTCACCCAACAGGCTATTAATGATAATAATCCTCAGGGTTTTAATTTCGCCACCTTCCAGGTTGAACCGGAAATTATTAAAACCGGCAAGATCAACGAAGTATTAAGCGGTAAGCCGAATATTCTGGTCCAGATATTGAAAGAACCCATTGCAGCCAAAGGCCCCCGCCTTAGCTGTGAAATTTCCCTTCCCGGACGTTTTGTAGTAATCACTCCTTTTAATGATATAGTAGCCGTTTCCCGGAAGATCCATTCTGCCGAGGAAAGAAAACGGTTACAGAAGATAGTGGAAGCTATTAAACCCAAAAACTTTGGGGTAATAGTTCGTACCGCTGCCGAAGGAAAGAATACTGCCGAACTCCATGAAGACCTTGCCGAACTGGTGGAAACCTGGCAAACCATTCAGGGAAATTTAAAAGGTGCAGTAGCCCCCGCCAAGATATTAAGTGAGCAAACAAAAACCACCAGTATCTTACGCGATCTGTTGAATGAAGACTTTAACCGGGTTGTTGTAAATGACCGCAATATTTATAACGATACCCGCAACTACATTCAACGCATTGCCCCGGAAAAAGCAGAGATAGTCTCGTTTTATAATAATGGACTGCCCATTTTTGACCAGTATGGTATTACCAAACAGGTGAAAGCCGCCTTTGGTAAAACCGTAAACCTGCCAAGTGGCGCCTACCTGATTATTGAACATACAGAGGCCCTGCACGTAATTGATGTAAACAGCGGTTATAAAAGCGTTGGCAATAACCAGGAACAAAATGCCCTGGAAACCAACCTCGAAGCTGCTGCCGAAATCAGCCGCCAGTTGCGCCTGCGCGACCTGGGTGGTATTATCGTGGTTGACTTTATTGACATGAAGCTGCCCGATAATAAACGTAAGTTACTGGAGGCTATGGAAGAATGTATGCGTCCCGACCGGGCCAAGCACGCTGTGCTGCCCATTTCAAAATTCGGGCTCATGCAAATTACCCGGCAACGGATGAAACCTGAGGTAAACATCAATACCCAGGAAGTTTGTCCCAGTTGTGCCGGAACAGGTAAAATCTCTTCTACCCTGCTGTTGGAGGACGAAATTGAAAAGAACCTCAGTTACCTCATTACCCACCAGCATAAGGACCTTACCCTGGTTGTTCATCCCATTATGCATGCCTACCTTACCAAAGGCAGCCTGTTTAAGTCAAAACAATGGAAATGGAGATGGAAATACGGCCAAAAGGTTAAGATCAGGGAAAACACCAATTATCACCTCACCGAATTCCACTTCTTCGACAAACACGACGACGAAATCAAATTGTAG
- the mutY gene encoding A/G-specific adenine glycosylase, whose protein sequence is MKPDFTRRLLQWNKNSNNRAMPWKGEKDPYKIWLSEIILQQTRVEQGWSYYEKFIAAFPTVMHLAKANDEKVFKMWEGLGYYSRCKNLIASARKIASDYKGKFPDTYDEIKALPGIGPYTAAAVSSFAFNAPHAVVDGNVQRVLARYFGIATPIDTTAGKKEFQTLAQSLLQLDEPGTYNQAIMDFGAVICKPQNPLCSDCVQNKACEAFKQQTVTQLPVKQKAIIRRERWFYYFIIEYKGKWYIKQRTAKDIWENLFEFVLFESPKAADDITPRLPFLKKLVNGTPFQIESISRIYRQQLTHQTIHGRFIKIRVQEALPTLSNYSLIDKKQLVNYAFPRVITTFLGEPASPAQLF, encoded by the coding sequence ATGAAACCTGATTTTACGCGTAGGTTATTACAATGGAATAAGAACAGTAACAACAGAGCCATGCCATGGAAAGGTGAGAAAGACCCATATAAAATATGGCTGAGCGAAATTATACTGCAACAAACAAGAGTTGAACAAGGCTGGAGTTATTATGAAAAATTCATTGCTGCATTTCCAACAGTAATGCATCTGGCAAAAGCAAATGATGAAAAAGTTTTTAAGATGTGGGAAGGGCTCGGTTATTATAGCCGTTGTAAAAATCTGATTGCTTCAGCCCGTAAAATAGCCAGTGACTATAAGGGAAAGTTCCCCGATACATACGATGAAATAAAAGCCCTGCCTGGTATTGGTCCGTACACGGCGGCGGCCGTTTCCTCATTTGCGTTCAATGCACCACATGCAGTAGTCGATGGCAATGTGCAGCGCGTACTGGCCCGTTACTTTGGAATTGCCACACCTATCGATACAACCGCAGGCAAAAAGGAATTTCAGACCCTTGCTCAGTCGTTATTACAATTGGATGAACCTGGCACCTACAACCAGGCCATTATGGACTTTGGCGCGGTGATATGCAAACCACAAAACCCATTGTGCAGCGATTGTGTGCAGAACAAAGCCTGTGAAGCGTTTAAGCAACAAACAGTAACGCAGCTGCCGGTTAAGCAAAAGGCAATTATCCGCAGGGAACGGTGGTTCTATTACTTTATCATTGAGTACAAAGGCAAGTGGTATATAAAGCAAAGAACGGCTAAGGACATATGGGAAAATTTATTTGAGTTTGTTTTGTTTGAATCGCCCAAGGCAGCTGATGATATTACTCCCAGGCTGCCATTTTTGAAGAAGCTGGTAAATGGTACGCCATTCCAAATAGAAAGCATCAGCCGTATATACCGTCAGCAACTGACCCATCAAACTATTCATGGCCGGTTCATAAAGATCAGGGTACAGGAAGCATTACCCACTTTGAGTAATTATTCACTAATAGATAAGAAGCAACTCGTCAATTATGCCTTTCCCCGGGTTATAACCACGTTTTTGGGAGAGCCTGCTTCCCCGGCCCAGTTGTTTTAA
- a CDS encoding LutB/LldF family L-lactate oxidation iron-sulfur protein produces the protein MSEHSSSFMAKSTIKAADLEHRRKINFNIGKYNATVPLGKTQFTDVHLARERAKNVKWRAIENLDKNLEQFEALLTKRGGKVIWAEDAKQAVEEVLKICKAKNCKTVVKSKSMVTEEIHLNDHLEEHGIESVETDLGEYIQQLDGEPPYHIVTPAMHKSREDIAKLFAEKLHVAPNLSAQQLTLVARDVLREKYVQAEVGITGANFILADIGGVAISENEGNARLSNAFPKTHIVITGIEKVIPSMNDLALFWPLLATYGTGQQITSYNTIVSGPRQAGEPDGPDEMYVILLDNGRTNILANERTRESLYCIRCGACLNACPVYKNIGGHAYETTYSGPIGAVITPQLKGLEEWKHLSYASSLCGNCTEVCAVKINLHEILLENRHDAVVEGDYSWGEKVAWKVWKQATLHRNMYNMGNQKLKNWMVNKVFKGWTTHRADLNFAGKTFNEMWKEKKGK, from the coding sequence ATGAGCGAACATTCATCCTCTTTCATGGCGAAAAGCACCATTAAGGCTGCTGATCTGGAACACAGAAGGAAAATAAATTTCAATATAGGTAAGTATAATGCCACTGTACCGCTTGGCAAAACGCAGTTTACAGATGTTCACCTGGCGCGCGAAAGGGCCAAAAATGTAAAATGGCGGGCAATTGAGAACCTCGATAAAAACCTGGAGCAGTTTGAAGCGCTGTTGACCAAACGCGGTGGAAAGGTGATCTGGGCCGAAGATGCGAAGCAGGCTGTGGAGGAAGTACTGAAAATTTGCAAGGCGAAGAATTGCAAAACCGTAGTGAAGAGCAAAAGTATGGTGACGGAAGAAATTCACCTGAACGATCACCTGGAAGAACATGGTATTGAAAGCGTTGAAACTGACCTGGGTGAATATATTCAACAGCTGGATGGCGAACCTCCTTATCATATTGTTACCCCGGCCATGCACAAAAGCCGGGAAGACATTGCCAAATTATTTGCAGAGAAATTGCATGTAGCGCCAAATTTATCTGCCCAACAACTAACCCTGGTGGCCCGTGATGTATTGAGGGAAAAGTATGTGCAGGCTGAGGTAGGTATTACCGGCGCCAACTTTATTCTGGCAGATATTGGTGGGGTGGCTATAAGCGAAAATGAGGGGAATGCCCGTTTAAGTAACGCCTTCCCCAAAACACATATCGTTATTACCGGTATTGAAAAGGTGATCCCTTCCATGAATGACCTGGCGCTTTTTTGGCCATTGCTGGCAACCTATGGTACGGGCCAGCAGATCACTTCTTATAATACCATTGTTTCGGGACCAAGGCAGGCGGGAGAACCCGATGGTCCCGATGAAATGTATGTAATATTGCTCGATAATGGCCGCACGAACATCCTGGCCAATGAGCGCACCCGCGAAAGCCTGTATTGCATACGTTGTGGCGCCTGTTTGAACGCTTGTCCGGTTTATAAGAACATTGGAGGCCATGCGTACGAAACCACTTACAGCGGCCCTATTGGCGCGGTAATTACCCCACAATTGAAAGGGCTGGAGGAGTGGAAACACTTAAGCTATGCCTCGTCCCTGTGTGGTAACTGTACTGAGGTATGTGCGGTAAAGATCAACCTGCACGAGATATTGCTGGAGAACCGTCACGATGCAGTGGTAGAAGGCGACTATAGCTGGGGCGAAAAGGTAGCCTGGAAAGTATGGAAACAAGCCACCCTGCACCGGAACATGTATAATATGGGTAACCAGAAGTTGAAGAACTGGATGGTGAATAAGGTGTTCAAGGGCTGGACCACCCACCGTGCTGACCTGAACTTTGCGGGTAAGACATTTAATGAAATGTGGAAAGAGAAGAAAGGTAAGTAG
- a CDS encoding tetratricopeptide repeat protein, whose amino-acid sequence MKKQQLVLVGSGVVLLCLIYFFGKTIPPKKNPGTVAAAAGPREISFNTILEASKKQLTPAQQAQVAQLETAVVRGDVKEQQEKVYKQLANFWKDTAHLLLPYGYYTAEAAKLENSQKSLTFAAQFFLEGIRRQDNPELQRWMGIEAKELFEKALQIAPDNDSLKIGLGSCYLLGGISDSPMEGIMKIREVAERDPENMYAQFMLGLGGMISGQFDKASERLLKVVQHQPENVEAMLMLAEAYEKQNDKASAVKWYKEGKKHIHNADVVNEIDERIKLLGNK is encoded by the coding sequence TTGAAAAAGCAACAACTGGTCCTGGTAGGCAGTGGAGTCGTACTCCTGTGTCTGATCTACTTTTTTGGTAAAACCATTCCCCCTAAAAAAAACCCTGGCACTGTTGCAGCAGCCGCCGGTCCAAGAGAAATAAGTTTTAATACGATTCTGGAAGCTTCCAAGAAGCAACTGACCCCTGCCCAGCAGGCACAGGTTGCTCAATTGGAAACGGCTGTTGTACGCGGTGACGTGAAGGAACAGCAGGAGAAAGTGTACAAACAGCTGGCTAACTTCTGGAAAGACACGGCGCATTTGCTACTTCCCTACGGTTATTATACTGCAGAAGCTGCTAAATTGGAAAATTCTCAAAAAAGTCTCACCTTTGCTGCCCAATTCTTTTTAGAGGGCATTCGCCGCCAGGATAACCCGGAGTTACAGCGGTGGATGGGAATTGAAGCTAAAGAGTTATTTGAGAAAGCATTACAAATTGCACCGGATAATGATTCGTTGAAAATCGGCCTCGGCAGCTGTTACTTGCTCGGAGGCATCAGCGACTCACCCATGGAGGGGATTATGAAGATCAGAGAAGTGGCCGAACGGGATCCGGAAAATATGTATGCGCAATTTATGCTCGGTTTAGGCGGAATGATCTCGGGACAGTTTGATAAAGCGAGTGAACGCCTTCTTAAAGTAGTGCAACACCAGCCGGAGAATGTGGAAGCGATGCTGATGCTGGCTGAAGCCTACGAAAAGCAAAACGACAAGGCAAGTGCGGTGAAATGGTACAAAGAAGGAAAGAAGCACATTCACAATGCCGATGTTGTTAATGAAATCGACGAACGTATTAAATTACTTGGTAATAAATAA
- a CDS encoding DUF3109 family protein — protein sequence MIVVDKVLISDEIAEAQFVCDLNKCKGGCCEEGDAGAPLEDEELDLMISLYEKIKPYLTPASIAEIERKGKYVYHREFGWVTPTLGGDNEICVYGTRDEKGIIKCAFEQAYNDGVINWKKPISCHFFPIIQKTGKKGDYDRMNYEPRPTLCSPACSLGKKLKVPVYKFLKEPIVRKYGEDFYNALEKAATEFKSDKSK from the coding sequence GTGATAGTAGTAGACAAAGTGTTGATCAGCGATGAAATTGCAGAAGCGCAATTTGTGTGCGACCTTAACAAATGTAAAGGCGGTTGTTGTGAAGAAGGAGATGCCGGCGCCCCGCTTGAGGACGAGGAGCTGGATTTGATGATCAGCCTGTACGAAAAAATAAAACCCTATCTCACCCCGGCTTCTATAGCCGAGATAGAGCGTAAAGGCAAATACGTTTATCATAGAGAATTTGGCTGGGTAACACCCACCCTGGGTGGTGATAACGAGATCTGCGTGTATGGAACCCGCGACGAGAAAGGCATTATTAAATGTGCCTTTGAACAGGCTTATAACGATGGGGTTATAAACTGGAAAAAGCCCATTAGCTGTCATTTCTTCCCAATAATTCAAAAAACAGGCAAAAAGGGCGATTACGACCGCATGAACTATGAGCCCCGGCCTACCTTGTGCAGCCCGGCCTGCTCCCTGGGCAAGAAATTAAAAGTGCCGGTTTACAAATTCCTGAAAGAACCCATTGTTCGCAAATACGGCGAAGACTTTTATAATGCCCTGGAAAAAGCCGCCACAGAGTTTAAATCTGACAAAAGCAAATAA
- a CDS encoding single-stranded DNA-binding protein, with amino-acid sequence MRGVNRVMLIGNLGKDPDTQHLEGHIAVAKFPLATTETFKDRSGKLISQTEWHTVVLWRGLAELAQKYLHKGSLVYIEGRLRTRSWEDKEGNKKFATEVVGDNLIMLDKRADATHGSHGTTTPHSDNVEGFNSADIPPIGDTPSQDLPF; translated from the coding sequence ATGAGAGGAGTAAACAGGGTAATGCTAATTGGTAATTTAGGAAAGGACCCGGATACACAGCACCTTGAGGGACATATTGCCGTAGCAAAATTTCCTTTGGCGACCACCGAAACATTTAAAGACAGATCGGGCAAGCTCATTTCTCAAACAGAATGGCATACCGTGGTACTTTGGAGAGGACTGGCAGAACTGGCGCAAAAGTACCTGCACAAGGGCAGCCTGGTATACATAGAGGGCAGACTCCGCACTCGTAGCTGGGAAGATAAGGAAGGCAACAAAAAATTTGCAACCGAAGTCGTAGGCGACAACCTGATCATGCTGGATAAAAGGGCCGATGCCACGCATGGCTCACATGGCACTACCACGCCTCATAGCGACAATGTAGAGGGATTTAACAGTGCCGATATACCACCCATAGGTGATACCCCATCCCAGGATTTGCCATTCTAA
- a CDS encoding HU family DNA-binding protein — translation MRKADLVNQISEKTGIPKVDVLVTLETMFKEVKDTLSQGENIYIRGFGSFITKKRAAKIGRNIKKNIAVHIPEHYIPAFKPAKEFVAEVKKLQSVKEDQPNPDDEM, via the coding sequence ATGAGAAAGGCAGACCTCGTTAACCAAATATCGGAAAAAACAGGTATACCGAAGGTTGATGTGCTGGTTACGCTGGAGACCATGTTCAAGGAAGTAAAAGACACCTTGTCCCAGGGCGAGAACATCTACATTCGTGGATTCGGCAGCTTCATTACCAAGAAGAGAGCCGCAAAAATTGGCCGTAATATCAAAAAGAATATTGCGGTACATATTCCCGAACATTATATTCCTGCTTTCAAACCAGCTAAAGAATTCGTTGCAGAAGTTAAAAAACTGCAATCAGTAAAAGAAGATCAGCCAAACCCGGATGATGAGATGTAA
- the purH gene encoding bifunctional phosphoribosylaminoimidazolecarboxamide formyltransferase/IMP cyclohydrolase: protein MTKKIQSALISVFYKDGLEPLVKVLHEQGITIYSTGGTQSFIEKLGIPVVPVENLTTYPSILGGRVKTLHPSVFGGILGRRELESDLQEMKQYNIPEIDLVIVDLYPFEETVASTSEEKLIIEKIDIGGPSMIRGAAKNFSHVTVLAAKSDYQVLADMLTAQNGTTTLEQRRAFASKAFQIVAHYDVAIAKYFNPEGDLYFLESIPSPKTMRYGENPHQTGVFYGELNQLFAQLNGKELSYNNLVDVDAAVQLINDFGASETGSVFAIIKHTNVCGIASRDTVKAAWDSALAGDPESAFGGVLVCNKPIDKATADAINEIFFEVLIAPTFNEDALAVLKSKKNRILLQQKSTANRPNQYKSVLNGVLAQGEDKGNYLEWKEVGGRESNAGEKSDMEFANIVCKHLKSNAIALVKNKQLIGKGCGQTSRVDALRHALEKARQFEFDLNGAVLASDAFFPFNDCVQLGHAAGITAFIQPGGSVRDKDSIEYCQQHQLAMVMTGMRHFKH, encoded by the coding sequence ATGACCAAAAAGATACAGTCTGCATTAATTTCCGTTTTTTATAAAGATGGCCTTGAACCGCTTGTAAAAGTGTTGCACGAGCAAGGCATTACCATCTATTCAACTGGTGGTACTCAATCATTTATAGAAAAATTGGGCATTCCGGTGGTGCCAGTTGAAAACTTAACTACCTACCCTTCTATATTAGGTGGTCGGGTTAAAACCCTGCATCCTTCGGTTTTTGGAGGTATCCTGGGCCGCAGGGAGCTGGAATCGGACCTTCAGGAAATGAAGCAATACAACATTCCGGAAATTGACCTGGTTATTGTTGACCTGTATCCTTTTGAAGAAACTGTTGCCAGCACATCTGAAGAAAAACTGATCATCGAAAAAATTGACATCGGCGGCCCTTCCATGATCCGCGGCGCAGCCAAAAACTTCAGCCATGTGACTGTTTTAGCAGCAAAATCTGATTACCAGGTACTGGCGGACATGCTGACTGCACAAAACGGCACTACCACCCTGGAACAACGCCGGGCTTTTGCCTCCAAAGCATTTCAAATTGTAGCCCATTACGATGTGGCTATTGCAAAATATTTCAACCCTGAAGGCGATCTGTACTTCCTGGAATCAATTCCCAGCCCCAAAACCATGCGGTATGGCGAAAACCCGCATCAAACCGGCGTGTTCTATGGCGAGCTGAATCAACTCTTCGCTCAGCTGAATGGTAAAGAGCTTTCTTATAATAACCTGGTTGATGTGGATGCGGCGGTTCAATTGATCAATGATTTCGGTGCAAGCGAAACCGGTTCTGTGTTCGCGATCATTAAACACACCAATGTTTGTGGTATTGCGTCAAGAGATACTGTGAAAGCTGCCTGGGATTCAGCATTGGCCGGCGATCCTGAAAGCGCTTTTGGCGGTGTGCTGGTTTGTAATAAACCCATTGACAAAGCTACTGCCGATGCTATTAATGAGATCTTCTTTGAAGTATTGATTGCACCTACATTTAACGAGGACGCTTTGGCAGTGTTAAAATCAAAAAAGAACCGCATCCTGTTACAACAGAAATCTACTGCCAACCGTCCCAATCAATATAAATCAGTATTAAATGGTGTACTGGCACAAGGTGAAGATAAAGGCAATTACCTGGAGTGGAAAGAAGTAGGCGGCCGCGAAAGCAATGCAGGCGAAAAAAGCGATATGGAATTCGCCAACATCGTTTGCAAACACCTGAAGTCAAACGCTATTGCACTGGTTAAAAATAAACAACTGATAGGTAAAGGCTGCGGACAAACCAGCCGTGTTGATGCCCTGCGTCATGCGCTGGAGAAAGCCCGTCAGTTTGAATTTGATCTGAATGGTGCTGTACTGGCAAGCGATGCCTTCTTCCCTTTCAATGATTGTGTGCAGTTAGGTCACGCAGCAGGCATCACCGCGTTTATTCAACCAGGCGGTTCTGTTCGCGACAAAGATTCTATCGAATACTGCCAGCAACACCAGTTGGCGATGGTTATGACTGGCATGCGCCATTTCAAACACTAA
- a CDS encoding polysaccharide deacetylase family protein, whose protein sequence is MLLLYTHTITPRLQYIVDFIGKELFDEGIAITTDAALFKASKQPRLNYSAQEFADDEFFLRSTHLLFETDIHPQHFECFEVNFYKAFFETSGDFPFDIFAASFYLLSRYEEYLPHAIDEYGRYAHINSLAHREHFLTQPLINYWLQLFKKALEYKFPELVFKPAQFKCLLTYDVDIAWSYLHKGWLRTIGGFYNSIRKREWGRVKDRWLVLRGKRKDPFDCFEWLDAWHLYCRMKPYFFFLAAKKTGRYDKNNACNKKPFRDLISYYARTWHLGAHPSWQSGDDATLLKEEVEWLEVVGDKKITHSRQHYIRVSMPVTYRRLIEAGVERDFSMGYPTINGFRASVCSPFYWYDLQKEQATSLMIYPFCFMDANSLFEQKQNPQQTYNELLQYYERVKGCKGVFIPIWHNFILGTDPAYEGWRKMFELFMKETVYWDAYTDE, encoded by the coding sequence ATGCTACTTCTATACACCCATACCATAACGCCACGGCTGCAATACATCGTTGACTTTATTGGTAAGGAGTTATTTGATGAAGGCATTGCCATTACTACCGATGCAGCCTTATTCAAAGCATCAAAACAACCCCGCTTAAACTATTCGGCCCAGGAGTTTGCAGACGACGAATTCTTTTTACGGAGCACCCATCTGCTTTTTGAAACGGATATCCATCCCCAGCACTTTGAATGTTTTGAGGTTAATTTTTACAAGGCTTTTTTTGAAACATCAGGCGATTTCCCGTTTGATATTTTTGCGGCTTCCTTTTATTTACTGAGCCGATACGAAGAATACCTGCCTCATGCCATAGATGAATATGGCCGTTATGCCCATATCAATTCCCTTGCGCATCGGGAACATTTTTTAACGCAACCGTTGATAAATTACTGGCTTCAGTTGTTTAAAAAAGCATTGGAGTACAAATTCCCTGAATTGGTTTTTAAACCGGCGCAGTTTAAATGTTTACTAACATATGATGTTGACATCGCCTGGTCTTACCTGCATAAAGGCTGGTTGCGAACTATAGGGGGCTTTTATAATTCCATTCGCAAAAGGGAGTGGGGTAGGGTAAAAGACAGATGGCTGGTATTGCGTGGCAAACGGAAAGATCCCTTCGATTGTTTTGAGTGGCTGGATGCCTGGCATTTATACTGCCGCATGAAGCCTTACTTCTTTTTCCTGGCAGCAAAAAAAACTGGCAGATACGATAAGAATAATGCCTGTAATAAAAAGCCGTTTCGCGACCTCATTTCTTATTATGCCAGGACCTGGCATTTAGGAGCGCATCCATCCTGGCAAAGCGGCGATGATGCTACCTTGTTAAAAGAAGAAGTGGAGTGGCTGGAAGTGGTGGGTGATAAGAAAATCACGCACAGCCGGCAACATTATATTCGTGTTTCCATGCCTGTAACTTACCGCCGGTTAATAGAAGCGGGTGTTGAGAGAGATTTCTCCATGGGCTATCCCACCATAAATGGTTTCAGGGCCTCCGTGTGTTCGCCTTTTTATTGGTACGATCTGCAAAAGGAGCAGGCTACTTCGCTGATGATCTATCCATTTTGTTTTATGGATGCCAATTCGTTGTTTGAGCAAAAGCAAAATCCCCAGCAAACATACAATGAGTTGTTACAGTATTATGAGCGGGTAAAAGGTTGTAAAGGCGTATTTATTCCAATCTGGCACAACTTCATTTTAGGTACTGACCCCGCATACGAAGGCTGGCGAAAAATGTTTGAACTGTTTATGAAAGAAACGGTTTACTGGGATGCGTACACCGATGAATAA
- the gldE gene encoding gliding motility-associated protein GldE yields the protein MDKPLLIFGFEYVFKLLWMVTNVQATTLLAAAVLVLLLLSFFISGAEMAFFSLTYRDINMLKTKQDTGWKRIASLLEEPRALQASLMISNTLVNIAIIILLNFFIDQVLIIKPGNLSMWVAYGIKLVIISSLIILFGEILPKVRASQNNLRSAYEASFLVEVIFYMFKRISTWLLRISGGLESLLGGKASRAYTHQQLEQAIKSTIHEEEEQRILAGIYKFPNITVKQIMRTRLDVNGIEYEASFQALKRKVEELHYSRLPVYRKSLDDIVGIVHTKDLLPYLNEADNFDWHVVVRPPFFVHEQKHIEDLLKEFQTRHVHFAVVVDEFGGTSGIVTLEDILEEIIGDIRDEFDEEETGIKKIDEHTYIFEGRTMIHDACKMMNLAEDTFDQVKGDSDSMAGLMLELVGEIPKVNDTATVGDFDFVALEVDRNRIRKIKVTINIKQDKQVS from the coding sequence TTGGATAAGCCTTTGTTGATTTTTGGATTTGAGTATGTGTTCAAGCTGCTGTGGATGGTGACCAACGTACAGGCTACCACTCTGCTGGCCGCCGCAGTGCTGGTGTTATTACTGCTATCTTTTTTTATATCCGGTGCTGAAATGGCGTTCTTTTCCCTTACGTACCGGGATATTAATATGCTCAAGACAAAGCAGGATACCGGCTGGAAAAGAATTGCCTCCCTGTTGGAAGAGCCCAGGGCCCTGCAGGCTTCCCTGATGATCTCTAATACCCTGGTGAACATTGCCATTATCATCCTGCTCAACTTTTTTATTGACCAGGTGCTGATAATAAAACCCGGCAATTTGTCCATGTGGGTAGCATATGGGATAAAACTGGTTATTATTTCTTCCCTGATTATACTTTTTGGCGAGATACTGCCCAAAGTACGGGCCTCGCAAAATAACCTTCGCTCCGCCTACGAAGCTTCCTTTCTGGTAGAAGTGATCTTTTACATGTTCAAACGGATCTCTACGTGGCTGCTCAGGATCTCTGGCGGGCTGGAATCGCTGTTAGGCGGCAAAGCTTCACGGGCCTATACCCACCAGCAACTGGAACAGGCAATTAAAAGCACCATACACGAAGAAGAAGAGCAACGTATACTGGCCGGTATTTATAAATTCCCCAACATTACGGTAAAGCAGATCATGCGCACCCGGCTGGATGTAAACGGGATTGAATACGAAGCCAGTTTTCAGGCGTTGAAAAGAAAGGTGGAAGAACTGCATTATTCCCGCCTGCCAGTGTACCGCAAAAGCCTTGACGATATTGTTGGTATTGTTCACACCAAGGACCTGTTACCGTATTTGAACGAAGCTGATAATTTTGACTGGCATGTTGTTGTTCGGCCGCCATTCTTTGTACACGAACAAAAGCACATTGAAGACCTCCTGAAAGAATTTCAAACCAGGCATGTGCACTTTGCCGTGGTGGTAGATGAGTTTGGGGGTACCAGTGGTATTGTTACCCTGGAAGACATACTGGAAGAGATCATTGGCGACATCAGGGACGAGTTTGATGAAGAAGAAACCGGCATCAAGAAAATAGACGAACACACATATATTTTTGAAGGCCGCACCATGATACACGATGCCTGCAAAATGATGAACCTGGCTGAGGATACGTTTGACCAGGTAAAAGGCGACAGCGATTCCATGGCCGGCCTGATGTTAGAACTGGTGGGAGAAATCCCAAAAGTAAATGACACCGCTACCGTGGGCGATTTTGATTTTGTGGCCCTGGAAGTAGACCGCAACCGCATTCGCAAGATAAAAGTAACCATCAATATTAAACAGGATAAACAAGTTAGCTAG